Proteins found in one Mytilus edulis chromosome 2, xbMytEdul2.2, whole genome shotgun sequence genomic segment:
- the LOC139512187 gene encoding retinoic acid receptor alpha-like — MDYLDYSGFEPDSTTFYDQNCENYEIEPCDKIEGEPESTSSPALLPPCRICTRKASGFHYGVNTCEACKGFYRRTVQKLTRGLTLPYKCDQDQNCPIEKERNMCSYCRYQRCVDVGMSKQAIKQGRYTHARRAQYTKEIKGIPLADVKTEAVDCIRVDEGQLNCLLNKLTEVQEKYIPGLRKRFPNPEVFHATHKEIYDNQCIFRVDTNLPCQLPKCLPCEKVDSINEDEKNIISEIITSGLDSLIRFQVEFVKCIPGFKELCLADQSELLKASFCEFGYIGDTCMFNPDMKVMLGLINMPADKLQMHDMCEPEFIDSMMEYARKMQNMRLTFEEMTILRGIIVLSTDRCELQNPTKVEEIQWTLVQYLQFMTRHSKSRLWTLIGQLTSLRSLRLEQVVGKLLNNFKQTSPFMNSFPVIKEVIASVDPNS, encoded by the exons ATGGATTATCTAGATTATTCCGGATTTGAACCTGATTCCACAACATTTTACGAtcagaattgtgaaaattatgaaatagaaccATGCGATAAAATTGAAGGAGAGCCTGAGTCAACATCTTCGCCAGCACTTTTACCCCCATGTAGAATTTGTACGAGGAAAGCTTCCGGGTTTCACTATGGCGTTAATACATGTGAAGCTTGCAAG GGATTTTATAGAAGGACAGTACAGAAACTGACTAGAGGGCTAACTCTGCCATATAAATGTGATCAGGACCAGAATTGTCCAATAGAAAAGGAAAGAAACATGTGTTCATACTGTAGATACCAAAGATGTGTAGACGTTGGCATGTCAAAACAAG caatAAAACAAGGACGATATACTCATGCCCGTAGAGCCCAATATACCAAAGAGATCAAAGGGATACCGCTGGCAGATGTAAAAACAGAAGCAGTAGATTGTATACGAGTTGACGAAGGCCAACTCAATTGTTTGTTAAACAAATTAACGGAGGTCCAAGAAAAGTATATTCCTGGCCTTAGAAAACGATTTCCGAATCCTGAAGTATTCCATGCCACACATAAAGAAATTTAC GACAATCAATGTATATTTCGTGTTGACACAAATCTACCTTGTCAATTACCAAAATGTCTACCTTGTGAAAAGGTTGATTCAATAAATGAAGACGAAAAGAACATCATTAGTGAAATTATTACATCAGGACTTGATTCGTTAATACGTTTCCAGGTAGAATTTGTAAAATGCATTCCAGGATTTAAAGAGTTGTGCCTGGCTGATCAATCAGAACTCCTTAAAG CATCTTTTTGTGAATTCGGATATATTggagatacatgtatgtttaatcCTGATATGAAAGTAATGCTTGGTCTTATTAATATGCCTGCTGACAAACTTCAAATGCATGACATGTGTGAACCAGAATTTATTGACAGCATGATGGAGTATGCTAGAAAAATGCAGAACATGAGATTGACTTTTGAAGAAATGACAATTTTAAGAGGAATTATAGTATTATCTACAG ATCGGTGTGAGTTGCAGAATCCAACCAAGGTCGAGGAAATACAGTGGACTCTTGTTCAATATCTACAATTTATGACACGGCATTCTAAAAGTAGATTGTGGACCCTTATTGGCCAGCTAACATCTCTACGCAGTTTAAGATTAGAACAAGTGGTAGGAAAACTACTAAACAACTTTAAACAAACTAGTCCATTTATGAATAGTTTTCCTGTTATAAAAGAAGTTATAGCAAGTGTAGACCCAAATTCCTAG